CCCAGAGGTAAATAGTTAATTTGTGTCATTTTTTTGCTCTTGCTTCATCTATTTTCTTCTACGGTCTTTAATCAAGCGTCACTCTTCACATTCAAGATTTTCTTCAAAAGATCAAGCTTATAttctgaaaatatgaaaaaaaaattactttctaTTTTGCTCCCTTTCAAAAGTCTCTATTCTGTTTTTTTCTAACatttatatgcttgaagaaaTCATATCCATTACTAATTAGTAATGATTGATTGATGCAGAAactgaaaaatgtaaaaagagcGAAACTCCAACGCTTTATTGAGAAAACTATCAGCAAACTAAAATTACAGGTATATTATAGTATTTACTAACTTTTTTATCCTAATGAATGATCATATTTTGCATGGTTTCCATGAAACTGATATACGACAACTTCTTAGATTTGTTGAAAGGCCATTTGAATAGGAAGTATATATTTCTTGGTTTTTTTACTAGAAATGTTGAGAAAAAAATGAGAGCAGATTCTAATTCATATaacttttaaagtaaaaaacaatCATGTTGATATTGACTTATATAAGTGAGATTTTATATTTCTTGGTTTATCTATTACAGTGAATCGGTAACTAaattgttttgatgttttatagttATTAAGTTTTGATCAGATAATTTAGAAAACAATGAAATTGACCCATGCATAGCATGGGAGGTAATACTAGTACCAAATAATTCATGTGTAATGGATTTAATATGTCACTGTTTATATTACACACTGACACTGGTTATATATAGATTGCGACATGTTCAGTGCCATAACAAAGAAAAGACTGTAGttagtataaattaataaactgtAAAAAAGTAGTGGTAAAAAAGAATCACGTGTTTCATGGCACTCTAGTTGCTTTCAAATGCATAACATTTTTTAGTTAGGACTTAATCACCAATAGTAAAGTACTAGTTAGGACTTAATCACCAATAGTAAAGTACTATATGATAATCTCTGAATGTATATAACATCCACATGGTATGACAACTCGCTCTATAGTATATCGATCACGTACTAAAGTAGCCAACCACATTACATTAACAATAGCAAAACTATGTATTGTTAGCTCAAGTACAAAGGACTTTGGTTATTGCGTCAGAGGTCTCCAATGATTGATGAaacgaaactaatattacatgcggtagatttgggtttagagaaaaatgtaaaaaaaaatcattcaactTCTTACGGgagtatttttttacatttttacataatcaaattagttatgacgGTATACTAAACCAATTAACCGGtttatatataatcaataaaaAAGTTGAAAAGAGTGTTGAATGATTCAAACTTGATACGGAAAACATGCTAACAAGAGAACGCATCTTATCTTTGTAAAATCGTAACTATGTTGATCGGAGAACGGGGTAAAAAGCTGCAGAGAAAACATGGCCAGGAAAGAGGTGGTGGCGGTCACTGCTGCGGTGGTTACTGCGGTTGCAGCGGCTGTAATAATTGGTCAATGGGTGCGGAGGAAGGAGCGGCGGCGGAAACAAACAcagatgatttttaaaaaattcgcTAGAGAATGCGCCACGCCGGTTTCGAAGCTATGGGCGGTGGCGGACGCCTTGGTAGCCGACATGACCGCCTTTCTCTCTGCCACTACAGCCGCCGGGAGTTGCGGCTCCCTCAACATGCTCGTTTCATTCGCCGGTGCTCTCCCTTCAGggtaaataaacataaaactcTAGCCCTCTGGTTCAAACAGAGTATTAGGTGACGATAAATTAAGGGTGTTTTAACTTGTAGGGAAGAGAAGGGGATACGTTATGGAGCTAACTTGCGAGGCAAGGAACTTCTACTGTTACGTGGAACTTTAGGAGGTAACGAAGAGCCTATTTCCGATGTACATAAACAGGAGATTTCAATCCCTGCGGATGTTTTAAACGGCTCTTTCAAGGTATATTTATCGAGGGACACAATTTCTTGTGGTACACGTTAGGTTACTAAAGTTTATTTTGTGTTTAGGAGCTGTGCGATTACATATCCTTGGAGCTAGTTAAGTTCATTGGGATGAATCCTGGAGAAGAAACAGATGAAGTTAAGAATCTAGGGTTTACGTTAACACGCTATGTCGAACAGTTTGGGCCTAGTTCAATCTCGGCGATACAGAGGAAGGGCTTAgcaaatgatgatgatgacacgGTTTTGAAGGAGTTTTTGAATGATATGAATGAATCATTGGAGAGTCACGGACTGAAGATTCGGATGAACGTGGCGCTGGTAAGTGGGTCTGAAGATTAATCTCGACTTTCTTGTGATGATATGTGATGATAATCTTGTTTATTGAGATCAGGTGGATGACACAATTGGAGTGTTGGCTGGAGGAAGGTACTATCATAAGGACACTGTGGCTGCAGTCACTTTAGGTATGGGAACTAACGCTGCTTACATCGAACAAGCTCAGGAGGTTCTGAGATGGAAACCCTCGATACCAAACGAGCCACaagagattgtatgttaagaTAGTTTCACCACATTGATCTAAAACGGTAAGAGTTTCAAAGTTACCATGAGTTGATTGTACATCATGATATGATTGTATAGGTTATTAGCACGGAGTGGGGAGATTTCAGATCATGTCATCTTCCTGTAACTGAATATGATGCTGCTCTTGACGCAGAAAGCCTGAATCCTAGAAGCTGTGTAAGATCATCTCCAATCTTATTTCCTTTTAACTCAAAATTCCATTTTGCAAGAAAATTTATTCTAATCATACTATATTTCTaactcaaaaatgaaaaaaaatggaTGTCCTCCAACACTGGAGTGATTTAACTATTTTTGCTTTatcactattttaaaaataaaataatgtaggAGTAAAATAtaactctattttaaaattattctatttCAAAGTAAAAACGGAATCACAGTAGAGATGCTCTAAGCACATGTATTGATTAGTTCTCTTAGGCTTCATGTTCTGTGTGTTTTGAGAATCATGGTTACTATGTTTCAAGGTATTTGAGAAGATGGTGGCTGGAGGATACTTAGGGGAGATAGTGAGAAGAGTGTTGCTAAAAATGACACAAGAATCTGCTTTATTTGGAGATATACTACCTCCAAAACTGACAACCCCTTACACTTTAAGGTACATGTAACTAAATTTCTGAGACTAATaagaaactatatattattacaATGCAAGGACATTAATACATGAACTTTTCCTACATGTTCAGTTCGCCAGATATGGCCGCGATGCATCAAGATATATCAGAAGATCGAGAGATTGTAAACAAAAAGCTCAAGGATGTTTTCGGGGTAAGTATTTGTATTTTCAACTTCAAATTTATgatattctttttcattttttgtttgcatttacatttaaatttgaATGCATCATATTAGCTTTATGTTTAATCGAAAGCTTTATGtttaatcaaataattgaagTTTGTTTGTGTGAATTCGCATATCTATGTATAACATGCAGATCATGTATTCAACTCTTGCGGCTAGAGAAGTGGTGGTTGAAGTGTGCGATGTAGTGGCGGAAAGAGCGGCGCGTGTGGCAGGAGCAGGAATAGTTGGGATGGTAAAGAAGCTGGGAAGGTTAGAGAAAAAGATGAGCATTGTGATAGTTGAAGGAGGGTTGTATGATCATTACAGGGTCTTTAGAAACTATCTTCATAGCAGTGTTTGGGAAATGCTCGGCGATGAGTTATCGGACCATGTCGTCATTGAGCATTCTCACGGTGGATCTGGTGCCGGAGCCCTTTTCTTTGCTGCTTGCGGCAACGTTAAAACCTAAGAGCTGAAACAAGAAGATAACCAGAGcgaatataatttttgtttttgtttcgtttCCCAAAACCATTATTCTATTTTGACGTTGTCTTGTAAAATACTTTTTCCAACATCTGTTACATTTACTTGTTagagaaactaaataaaaatagtcCTCATGTAAGAGAGACTTGTTACAAAGCGTGGTCTAAGTGTTATACACTACAACCGGCTGcaaccattaaaaaaaattctactaCCGATGTACCAGTAAAACAAGATATGAAAGCTCATTATTGACAGAGGATCATGCACTAATGTTGCTAGCATTTATATGGTTATAAACATGGTCTAGAAGAGACTAATAAGCATCTGCATccatataaactaaaatgattagatataattatattggTCAGTAAAAACAACATATGAATCCTTGGGCACTTCTGATAAAATAGCTCATAAAAGTTGTATCTAACGTCCACAAGTTAAAATGAACAATTTAAGCAGATATGGGTTTTGAGTTTTATGGActtgtaatatatatacaatttatcAACTGCTATGGATTTTGTTGAAATGATTAATTaccattacaatttttttttttgtgattatgtaACACATAAACTGAAAATTATTCTTCCACTCACGACAAAAAACCAACATGTTGAATCTGAGTTCGGTGGGGAGTCGATACGTATGGACTGAATTTGACGGTGGgttatttaagagccggttcttaacttttttagttaaaagttaagtgaccgtttcttatattccgttaagaaccTCCAAAATTATCCCTAGAAACCCATAAAGTTTCGTAAGTACACTTTAATGActatttaactattaaattttaGCTAAAGACCTTAGTTAAAAATCACCTAATTTTTGTGCTACAGTGGTAGTTTCTTAATTtgagtttcttaaaaaaaaaataagttttaaaattaaagaaaaaaaattatttattaaataaaacatattagaatataacattttaaacatagattttaaaataaaaacataaaaacaaggaTTACTAAAATAAACATTTCAAAGACATTCAttattgattggaaaaggtatTGGTTTACAAAGTGAAAATAAATGGAAAAGTTAACGAGTGCTCGTCCGAACTGGCCGGAAAAATACAAATCGGAAAGAAATACAATGATTAAGACCTTAAGTTTTAACCGTCAAGTGTGAGTGTACAAGTCTGGATCCCTTTTTATGCGGTCTTGTCCTTTTTATATAGATAAACCCTTTTTCTTGTTCGCCTTAGGTCATCCTTACCCAATGGACTGAGTTCTGTCTCTCGGCTGAGCAGCTGGGCCGGGTAATCGGGCTTTGGGGCCGGACTATCGTAAAAACCTTGTGGAGCTGAATAAAACAGTCTTTAGCCGAGCATTAATATTGAGTCGGAACCCGTCGAGCTAAGCTGATTCGAGCCGACTTGATGGGCCGAATCTCTTATTTAATAGGTCATTGTGgaggatgtaatccatctcctgCACAACAGACAGAAATATATCTTCTCCGGTGACACGGCAAGACATGTGAGTATACCATACCGCCGGTGATGCACTACCGTCGTCTTAATATGCAAATGCAAACAATGAAGGCATGAAACAGCCCACTTAAGATAAAGCCCATTGGGCTTTTCAAGAATGTTTCATTTCAGTGAGTCCACTATTTATTTCGCAACACTtccagagaaagagagagagagagagagaataggaAAGAAGATAAATCAGAGAATGGCGACGGCGATTGTACGTTCAGCACTTTCGCGAGCAGCGAAGACATCCGTTGCCCCCAAGCGAAGATTTTCATCTTCCGCCGGCCACGACGATGCTTGTAAactttctcctctctctctctttttataccatttcaatacgatctagatTCGTCTCGATTTGGTAGATTTTCCCAGTTCTGAATTGATATTAAGATTCAATATAATCTCTTGTTTTGCAATGATTGGATCGAACGATTGGTCAACTCGATTTGAATCATTTGATCGGATCTAAAATCTTCAATGTTTCAGTAGTTCATACCCATATTGAAAGGGTCGATCTGTTTTGGTACATCATAGCCATTTGCTAATCAAAGTcttaaacttttgtttttaatttaacaGATGAAGCTGCCAAGTGGGAGAAGATAACATACCTGGGCATTGCTAGTTGCACTGCTTTAGCCGCCTATGTTTTATCCAAGGGTCATCAGCACGGCGAGGATCCTCCTGTAAAGCCTCTTTCTCTTCACAACACTTGTTATTAGATTAGTCTTTATTACATTGCCTCGAGCTTTTGTTAACCTCTTTGTGTTTCCCTTTGTAACAGGCGTATCCGTATTTGCACATCCGCAACAAGGAGTTTCCTTGGGGTATGTTAATACTCTTTCCTGTTTTCAGTCTTACCCATTACTGGTTAGATGTAACAAAGACTAACTCTTTTATCATGGGTTCTTTTGATAATCTTTATAGGCTGATTCATAATATAGATTATCGGTAGCTTTTTCTGAAATTTTACTATGTTCTATATTTTGCTGTCTCTCAGGTCCAGACGGTCTCTTTGAGGTGAAGCACAACGAAGGGCACTGAAAGCTGCTCACTGCTGTATGATATAAATCTTTCTGAATGAGAGAGTTCGTGAGCTATACAGCCTCTTTGCaataatttcttcttcttttttttttgttcttttgaaaGGCGGAATGCTTATCAAACTTTGTTTTAACGTTGTCAGTCATTTGATACACCACTCTTGTTGGGAAATAAGAATAgtacttttgttttgttatcaTCAAATGCTTGTGATTCAATTTCAATAATATGGAGATTCTTCATCATAATAAGATATTGAGACACAACTGGAGATaaggttttattttatattatattgatTGGTCTCAAAACTCAGTACTACTAATTGGGATTTAGTTCCCCATTACATGAAAAAGTGTTTAGAGTATGTGTACAGTACATGACGGACGACTTTGGTTAAGGGACTCACTCAGCAGCGACTTTGTCGCTGGTGAATCCATTGTTAGACTCGGGCTTAGTTTTCAGATCAGTTCGAGCATCCTTTgtatgttcttgatcgctctgGGACTCCTCTGTTTCACCAACTTTGTTGTTTTTCTCCTTATTGGACTCGGTTTTTGATGTGTCATTCTCTGTTTCCTTGACATCTTCAGAAGCTGACTTGCTTTGCTCGTTGCCAGAATGACTCTTGCTTCCATCAGTTTCTTGTTCGTCCCTCTTTTCCTGTGTGTTTGAAGAATCAGTAGACTCCACCTGTTCAATTTTCTTCTCACTGTTGGTGTTTCCCGTTTGCTGAGATTCTGAGGACTCTTCTTTCTCCCTCTTCTCGGTTACTTTGCTTTCATTCTCCTCTTGTGAAGTAGACTCTACTTTCTCGGTTTCTTTGCCCCCATTCTCCTCTTGGGACAAAGACTCTACTTTCTCAATGTTCTCAATTTCTTTGTTTTCATTCTCCTCTTGTGAAGAAGCCTCTCCTTTCTCCTTTTCCTCTTGGACTGAAGGctcttctttctccttgttATGTGGCTCTTCCTCTTTACTCTCCTCTTGGGATGAAGAGTCCTCTTGCTTCTTTTCCTCGGGTTCTTCCTCTTTACTGTCGTCTTGGGACGAGGACTCTTCTTTGCTTTTGCTTTCCACTTCAGATGAGAGCTGAGAAGATTGCGTCTTCTCCTGCTCGTCTTCTTCGTTTTTAGTTTCTTGGTAACCAGTGGTCTTTTCAGTTGCATTAGAAGTTGTCTGGTTACTCTCAGGCAATTCACCATTAGAATCAGAGAAACCCTTCTCCAACACCACATTCTTAGTTATTGTTTCATCAGACTCGTTGTTACCTCCTGATAAACTAGTAGTGTTCTCCTCCGACTCATTCTTGGTCTCTTGTTGCttatcatcatcaccaccaGTCTCCTCGGTTGTGTTGGAAAAAACATTCTTAATGACAGTATCTTTAACTAGCTGTTCAGTCTTTGGACCAGACTCGTCTTCATGGAAACTGACAGTCTCAGTAGTGTTGTTAGACTTACTCTCTTCCTCCACTCCCACTTTTCCACCCTTCTCCTCCATCTCACTGGAAGCATCATCACCCTTGTAATTCTTCTCTCTAGCTTCTTCGTTACTCGTCTCGCCTCCACCCTCCTCACTCTCACCATCGCTTTCTTCATTCCCTGTACCTTGAGTTTCCTTGTCATCACTCCCTTCTACCACATTCTCCTCGCCTCTCTCCTCCTCCCTCTCTAAAATCTCTTCATCATTCTTCTTAGTCCCCTCAACTCGAGGGTTAAGATCTTTCCTTCCAAACTTCACCACTTGATCCCCAGCAGCAACAGTCTTTGCAGCAGTCTCATCAAACACAGCCTTCTTGTCATCATCATGAGAATGCTTGAGCTGATAAAGCAGCCATATGCCAACAGCGAGCAAGAGAGTGAACTGAAGACAGTGTTTGACCTTGAATCCCTTCGATCTCTGCCCTCTTCTTGGCGATGATCTCCccattcttctttctttctctacTTCCAAACCTAACCCTACTTAATATAAACATTTAACTCAATTATCAAATCATTTTAGGCATCAATAGTTGTCACTGATCACAGATCAAAAAAGCTCAATTTGTACTCTAAAGAATCCAAACAtacgagagaaaaaaaaaaaaacagcataaTCATCGAAGATCACATGTATATGGAACAAAACAGCGGAAAAAtcgagaaaaattaaaaacctgGAAAAGTTTGATCAGCGAAGATGAAAGATGAAAGAAGTGTGAGAGTTCTTGCCTTCTTGGATCTAGGAGTTAGAGAGACTAACGTCAAAACTCGTGCTTctctttaaatatattattaaccaCTCTTCTCTTCTCTAACTGACTTCAAGGCGACGTCGTCGGTCGACTTTCTTTTTCCGCTTACTTTAAATTAACGTCGTTTCCTACTTTTCCCAGATATTTAAGGCCCGTTTGTACCAAATGGATTGATGATCTTAGGCCCGTCTTATCAAACAGGTAACTATCAACGTTGTATCAGAAAGTAACAACTGTTAAAAAATCAAATCCAAAGCTGGCCTTCTTGACCGACCATCAATACCCCAACTAAATGTTACGCTGAAACAACATTTCTCATATGTTATACAGATTTGTTTGAAATTGATTAGTtgcacaaaataaaaaataaaccaatttcttcAGCCAAACCAAATTTACGTATACTCATATGTTATTATAGTCTTGATGATTTTTCATCTTAATAGTGATAGTACTTTAGGTATGCAGGTTTTCTTTGCTCCATATATTATGAGCTTTCAGCGAAATTAATAACCcttcattactttttttttcagaattcCCAACCCATGCAAGCTTTAAACCATGTACTTACTCATCGGGTACCTCGTACTTTTCATGCATATTACAGTAGATAGACCCATCTATAATTATGATATTGTTGGACATTTTTCATGAGTTGAGCTATGATGTGATGATGGTATAGTGGTACAAATGTCATGGTGGTGGTTATACCATAAATTATAATATGACTACTGGTGTACCTACTAATAATGTAAACTTGGGAATTAATTCAACTATTGGTACATTACACAGACATaactaaatcaaattattaaccAGCAATATATGTCCTTTAACaaagaaaattataacaaaCAATGTATATTAGGATATTGATTGCGTTTATTTGTTAATTTGCATCATAAATAATATGCATATAAATAATTGAGGTGTTGCAGAGAGAAAACATTTGAGACGTGTTTGCTATTGCGTGTACAGATTCATACCCAAATTATGGACCAAAATCTATATTGGACCATTGGAATCTCTACTTTTTTcctgtattttttttgtcttcaacTCTTTGAGAATAATTATTCTCTGCATTCATGAaatttgttttgtctatattacaaatataaatatgCTGTTTAAATCTCTTTAAATTATACTCCATTCGTTtcataatatatgatgttttgggTTAGTACATAAAGATTAAGAAATTTACTTTTCTCTAAAagtacttttaaatatataattttaaaatcattcaaccaattataaaatatactgtaaaatctaattggttgaacagtttccaataaaatta
The window above is part of the Brassica napus cultivar Da-Ae chromosome C3, Da-Ae, whole genome shotgun sequence genome. Proteins encoded here:
- the LOC106384641 gene encoding probable hexokinase-like 2 protein, which produces MARKEVVAVTAAVVTAVAAAVIIGQWVRRKERRRKQTQMIFKKFARECATPVSKLWAVADALVADMTAFLSATTAAGSCGSLNMLVSFAGALPSGEEKGIRYGANLRGKELLLLRGTLGGNEEPISDVHKQEISIPADVLNGSFKELCDYISLELVKFIGMNPGEETDEVKNLGFTLTRYVEQFGPSSISAIQRKGLANDDDDTVLKEFLNDMNESLESHGLKIRMNVALVDDTIGVLAGGRYYHKDTVAAVTLGMGTNAAYIEQAQEVLRWKPSIPNEPQEIVISTEWGDFRSCHLPVTEYDAALDAESLNPRSCVFEKMVAGGYLGEIVRRVLLKMTQESALFGDILPPKLTTPYTLSSPDMAAMHQDISEDREIVNKKLKDVFGIMYSTLAAREVVVEVCDVVAERAARVAGAGIVGMVKKLGRLEKKMSIVIVEGGLYDHYRVFRNYLHSSVWEMLGDELSDHVVIEHSHGGSGAGALFFAACGNVKT
- the LOC106389763 gene encoding cytochrome c oxidase subunit 6a, mitochondrial translates to MFHFSESTIYFATLPEKERERERIGKKINQRMATAIVRSALSRAAKTSVAPKRRFSSSAGHDDAYEAAKWEKITYLGIASCTALAAYVLSKGHQHGEDPPAYPYLHIRNKEFPWGPDGLFEVKHNEGH
- the LOC106389762 gene encoding cilia- and flagella-associated protein 251 gives rise to the protein MGRSSPRRGQRSKGFKVKHCLQFTLLLAVGIWLLYQLKHSHDDDKKAVFDETAAKTVAAGDQVVKFGRKDLNPRVEGTKKNDEEILEREEERGEENVVEGSDDKETQGTGNEESDGESEEGGGETSNEEAREKNYKGDDASSEMEEKGGKVGVEEESKSNNTTETVSFHEDESGPKTEQLVKDTVIKNVFSNTTEETGGDDDKQQETKNESEENTTSLSGGNNESDETITKNVVLEKGFSDSNGELPESNQTTSNATEKTTGYQETKNEEDEQEKTQSSQLSSEVESKSKEESSSQDDSKEEEPEEKKQEDSSSQEESKEEEPHNKEKEEPSVQEEKEKGEASSQEENENKEIENIEKVESLSQEENGGKETEKVESTSQEENESKVTEKREKEESSESQQTGNTNSEKKIEQVESTDSSNTQEKRDEQETDGSKSHSGNEQSKSASEDVKETENDTSKTESNKEKNNKVGETEESQSDQEHTKDARTDLKTKPESNNGFTSDKVAAE